The following are from one region of the Nostoc cf. commune SO-36 genome:
- the psbO gene encoding photosystem II manganese-stabilizing polypeptide, translating to MRYRALIVAFLALCLGLITACSDAPASSSRDVLTYDQIRGTGLANKCPQLAETSRGSIPIDSSQSYAVKELCLEPTSFFIKEEPANKRQQAEFVAGKLLTRYTSTIDQVQGNLKINADNSLTFAETDGLDFQAITVQLPGGERVPFLFTIKNLVAQTQPNLTSINTSTDFEGTFKVPSYRGAAFLDPKGRGVVSGYDNAVALPAQADDEELTRTNVKRAENLNGKISLQIAKIDNSSGEIAGTFESEQPSDTDLGAGEPKEVKIRGLFYARVEPTRG from the coding sequence ATGAGGTATCGCGCTTTAATTGTTGCATTCTTGGCTTTGTGCCTGGGGCTAATAACTGCTTGTAGTGATGCTCCTGCTAGTAGTAGTAGAGACGTACTCACTTATGATCAAATTCGCGGCACTGGCTTGGCTAACAAATGCCCCCAACTAGCAGAAACAAGCCGTGGTTCCATTCCCATTGATTCAAGCCAGTCTTATGCCGTCAAAGAACTTTGCTTGGAACCAACTAGCTTCTTTATCAAAGAAGAACCTGCTAATAAACGCCAACAAGCAGAATTTGTTGCTGGCAAATTGTTGACCAGATACACTTCCACCATTGACCAAGTGCAGGGTAATCTAAAAATCAACGCAGATAATAGCCTAACCTTTGCAGAAACTGATGGTCTTGACTTCCAAGCCATAACTGTGCAACTTCCTGGTGGTGAGCGAGTACCTTTCCTCTTCACTATCAAAAACTTGGTTGCTCAAACTCAACCCAATTTGACCAGTATTAACACCTCTACGGACTTTGAAGGCACCTTCAAAGTTCCTTCCTATCGTGGTGCTGCTTTCCTAGATCCCAAAGGTCGTGGTGTCGTCAGCGGCTACGATAATGCCGTGGCTCTCCCCGCCCAAGCGGATGATGAAGAACTTACCCGCACTAACGTCAAGCGTGCTGAAAATCTCAATGGCAAGATTTCTCTGCAAATCGCTAAAATAGACAATTCTAGCGGTGAAATTGCTGGTACTTTCGAGAGCGAACAACCATCTGATACAGATTTAGGTGCTGGCGAACCTAAAGAAGTCAAGATTCGCGGTCTATTTTATGCACGGGTTGAACCAACTCGCGGCTAA